The proteins below are encoded in one region of Amycolatopsis acidiphila:
- a CDS encoding class I SAM-dependent methyltransferase codes for MPASPKRTQRSAPEPHELRKTAQSFGVDAARYDRTRPPYPDALVDRIAATGSDVVDVGCGTGIAARQFQAAGCTVLGVEPDARMADFARHTGVDVEVATFEAWDPAGRTFDAVVAGTAWHWVDPVAGAAKAARVLRPGGRLAPFHHVFQTPSKVLEALATSYRRVAPDSPFDARRLLGSALDTYQPLFTRIADGIREVGGLGEPEQWRFDWERVYTRDEWLDQLPTLGANTQLPPASMAEILDGVGAAVDAMGGSFTMRYTTVAVTALRTTAS; via the coding sequence ATGCCCGCATCGCCGAAGCGAACGCAACGGTCCGCACCCGAGCCGCACGAACTCCGGAAGACAGCCCAGTCGTTCGGCGTGGACGCCGCGCGTTACGACCGCACCCGGCCGCCCTATCCCGATGCGCTCGTGGACCGGATCGCCGCGACCGGGTCCGACGTCGTCGACGTCGGTTGCGGCACCGGCATCGCGGCCCGGCAGTTCCAGGCGGCGGGCTGCACGGTGCTCGGCGTCGAGCCCGACGCGCGGATGGCCGACTTCGCGCGCCACACCGGGGTCGATGTCGAGGTCGCCACGTTCGAAGCCTGGGACCCGGCCGGACGGACCTTCGACGCCGTCGTCGCCGGCACGGCCTGGCACTGGGTCGACCCGGTCGCCGGAGCGGCCAAGGCGGCGCGGGTGCTGCGGCCCGGCGGCCGGCTCGCGCCCTTCCACCACGTGTTCCAGACCCCGTCCAAGGTGCTGGAAGCCCTCGCCACGAGCTACCGGCGGGTGGCGCCGGACTCGCCGTTCGACGCGCGCCGGTTGCTGGGGTCCGCGCTCGACACCTACCAGCCGCTGTTCACCAGGATCGCCGACGGGATCCGCGAGGTCGGCGGGTTGGGCGAGCCGGAGCAATGGCGGTTCGACTGGGAGCGCGTCTACACCCGGGACGAGTGGCTGGACCAGCTGCCCACCCTCGGCGCCAACACCCAGCTGCCGCCGGCCTCGATGGCGGAGATCCTGGACGGCGTCGGCGCGGCCGTCGACGCGATGGGCGGCAGCTTCACGATGCGCTACACCACCGTGGCCGTGACCGCGCTGCGAACCACGGCCTCCTGA
- the asnB gene encoding asparagine synthase (glutamine-hydrolyzing), giving the protein MCGIVAWYSQSTGPELVETGREMLSRIVHRGPDDSGQTLVGERTWLGHNRLSIVGLEDGAQPLEGPRGWAMVCNGEIYNDAQLRESLSGFRFGTGSDNESALALLALHGPRALDRLQGMWALCAATPDGRFIAARDRLGIKPLYWAKVGDTHLFASEMRAFSLDVQHAVAAFPPGCWWTPEDGLVRFAEAVTPAEVRADAVEQRTRDVLVDSIRRHLMADVEVGVFLSGGLDSSIVAAVAADEYARRGARLKTFSVGTTGSPDLAAAREAAEFLGTEHHEAVFDAAQAIDALEDVIASVESYDAGLIRSAVPNWFLAELAARHVKAVLTGEGADELFAGYGYYHEQHPAPGELRRELERTVGLLHGLNLQRCDRVTMAHGLEARVPFLDTAVVTHAMSLPDEVKLLGEDGIEKSHLRRAFTGWLPDSVLWRRKLEFGTGSGAQDLLTPYWERQVSDDDLAVARADTDTQVRSKEELAYYRAFRRALPEIRPHSVLTRFALA; this is encoded by the coding sequence ATGTGCGGAATCGTCGCGTGGTACTCCCAGTCCACCGGGCCCGAACTCGTCGAGACGGGACGGGAGATGCTGAGCCGGATCGTCCATCGTGGACCGGACGACAGCGGGCAGACCCTCGTCGGGGAGCGGACCTGGCTGGGGCACAACCGGCTTTCCATCGTCGGGCTCGAGGACGGAGCACAGCCGCTCGAGGGCCCGCGTGGCTGGGCGATGGTGTGCAACGGTGAGATCTACAACGACGCCCAGCTGCGGGAAAGCCTGTCCGGGTTCCGGTTCGGCACGGGATCCGACAACGAGTCCGCCCTCGCCCTCCTCGCGCTGCACGGCCCGCGCGCGCTCGATCGCCTGCAGGGCATGTGGGCGCTGTGCGCGGCGACGCCGGACGGCCGGTTCATCGCCGCCCGCGACCGCCTCGGCATCAAGCCGCTGTACTGGGCGAAGGTGGGCGACACGCACCTGTTCGCCTCCGAGATGCGCGCCTTCTCGCTCGACGTCCAGCACGCCGTGGCAGCGTTCCCGCCGGGCTGCTGGTGGACCCCGGAGGACGGTTTGGTCCGGTTCGCCGAGGCCGTGACGCCGGCCGAGGTCCGCGCTGACGCCGTCGAGCAGCGGACTCGCGACGTGCTCGTCGACTCCATCCGGCGGCACCTCATGGCCGACGTCGAGGTCGGCGTCTTCCTCTCCGGGGGCCTCGACTCGAGCATCGTCGCCGCGGTCGCCGCGGACGAGTACGCCAGGCGCGGCGCGCGCCTGAAGACCTTTTCGGTCGGCACCACGGGGTCCCCGGACCTCGCGGCGGCGCGTGAGGCCGCGGAGTTCCTCGGCACCGAGCACCACGAGGCGGTCTTCGATGCGGCGCAGGCCATCGACGCGCTGGAGGACGTGATCGCCTCCGTCGAGTCGTACGACGCGGGGCTGATCCGCAGCGCCGTGCCGAACTGGTTCCTAGCCGAGCTGGCCGCACGCCACGTCAAGGCCGTGCTGACCGGCGAAGGGGCCGACGAGCTCTTCGCGGGCTACGGCTACTACCACGAGCAGCACCCCGCGCCGGGAGAGCTCCGGCGGGAGCTGGAGCGCACCGTGGGCCTGCTGCACGGCCTCAACCTCCAGCGCTGCGACCGCGTGACGATGGCACACGGTCTCGAGGCCCGCGTGCCCTTCCTCGACACCGCCGTGGTCACGCACGCGATGTCGTTGCCCGACGAGGTGAAGCTCCTCGGCGAGGACGGCATCGAGAAGAGCCACCTGCGCCGTGCGTTCACCGGATGGCTTCCCGATTCGGTGCTCTGGCGGCGCAAACTGGAGTTCGGCACCGGCAGCGGCGCCCAGGACCTGCTGACCCCGTACTGGGAACGGCAGGTGAGCGATGACGACCTCGCCGTGGCCCGCGCCGACACCGACACGCAGGTCAGGTCCAAGGAGGAGCTGGCGTACTACCGCGCGTTCCGCCGCGCGCTGCCGGAGATCAGGCCGCACTCGGTCCTGACCCGGTTCGCCCTCGCCTAG
- a CDS encoding toxin-antitoxin system YwqK family antitoxin — protein MDSAEGSVMRVPDSELEYDEELIYRWRGELFTGVGYDDGSPSGLSEVCYRHGMQEGPARDWYPSGVLKGESYFRENVQHGVTREYTEGGEVESEAVYEYGILLSKSERGEDGEFRQVYRLADGSPNRRLLQRFREEKGWPEIG, from the coding sequence GTGGACTCTGCGGAAGGCTCGGTGATGAGGGTGCCCGACTCGGAGCTGGAGTACGACGAGGAGCTGATCTACCGGTGGCGCGGCGAACTGTTCACGGGTGTCGGCTACGACGATGGGTCGCCATCGGGCTTGTCCGAAGTGTGCTACCGCCACGGTATGCAAGAAGGCCCGGCCCGCGACTGGTATCCGTCAGGAGTGCTTAAGGGGGAGTCATACTTTAGGGAAAACGTCCAGCACGGTGTAACTCGAGAGTACACTGAGGGTGGCGAGGTTGAATCTGAGGCTGTCTACGAGTACGGGATCTTGCTGAGCAAGTCGGAGCGCGGCGAAGATGGCGAGTTCCGGCAAGTCTACAGGCTGGCCGATGGCAGTCCGAATCGTCGGCTTCTTCAACGCTTTCGCGAGGAAAAGGGCTGGCCTGAGATCGGTTGA
- a CDS encoding IS701 family transposase, with product MFDELTARIAGRFSRVEPRRRAEKLLLGLVSELPRKNCWTIAEHVGDATPDGLQHLLARAVWDADAVRDDLRDYVCDHLGSQNAVLIVDETGDLKKGTRTVGVQRQYTGTAGRIENSQVAVYLTYATTAGHAFIDRALYLPKSWTSDRERCAAAGISENMQFATKPALATTMIARALDAGVDAPWVTGDEVYGADPTLRAELERRGVGYVLAIGCDRRVTTGAGTFRPDELATRLPKHVWQRLSAGTGAKGHRFYDWALVDIDQDAEVGGHRWLLIRRNRRTRELAFYRCYAPTPVALPVLVRVAGTRWRVEESVQTGKGLAGLDQHQVRRWLSWHRWTVLATLAHAFLTVLAATEPTQTPTSTRWISLTCNEVQHLFATITTTLITGTTHHLRFSAWRRQHQHRARQAHYQRQSTQEP from the coding sequence ATGTTCGATGAGCTGACCGCGCGGATCGCGGGCCGTTTCAGCCGGGTCGAGCCCCGTCGTCGGGCGGAGAAACTGTTGCTGGGTCTGGTGTCTGAGCTGCCGCGGAAGAACTGTTGGACCATCGCCGAGCATGTCGGAGACGCGACACCAGACGGCCTGCAGCACCTGCTCGCGCGGGCGGTGTGGGATGCCGACGCGGTGCGTGACGACCTGCGCGACTACGTCTGCGACCACCTCGGCAGCCAGAACGCAGTCCTGATCGTCGATGAGACCGGAGACTTGAAGAAGGGCACGCGCACCGTTGGGGTGCAACGTCAATACACCGGAACCGCCGGTCGGATCGAGAACTCGCAGGTCGCGGTGTATCTGACGTATGCCACGACGGCCGGGCACGCGTTTATCGACCGGGCCTTGTATCTGCCGAAGTCCTGGACGAGCGACCGCGAACGCTGCGCCGCGGCTGGGATCAGCGAGAACATGCAGTTCGCGACCAAACCCGCCCTGGCCACCACCATGATCGCCCGAGCCCTCGATGCCGGAGTTGATGCGCCGTGGGTGACCGGCGACGAGGTCTACGGCGCCGACCCCACGCTGCGCGCGGAACTGGAGCGCCGTGGCGTCGGCTATGTGCTGGCCATCGGATGCGACCGCCGCGTCACTACCGGAGCGGGGACGTTCCGCCCGGACGAGTTGGCCACCCGACTACCGAAACATGTGTGGCAACGCCTGTCGGCCGGTACCGGGGCGAAGGGACACCGCTTCTACGACTGGGCTTTGGTCGACATTGATCAGGATGCCGAGGTGGGCGGGCATCGATGGCTGCTGATCCGACGCAACCGCCGCACCAGAGAGTTGGCGTTCTACCGCTGCTACGCGCCCACCCCCGTCGCGTTGCCCGTTCTGGTTCGCGTGGCTGGAACCCGCTGGCGTGTCGAAGAATCCGTTCAAACCGGCAAAGGTCTGGCAGGCCTGGACCAGCACCAGGTCCGCCGCTGGCTCTCATGGCATCGCTGGACCGTTCTGGCGACGCTCGCGCACGCGTTCCTCACCGTCCTCGCCGCGACCGAACCCACCCAAACACCAACATCCACCCGCTGGATTTCCTTGACCTGCAACGAAGTCCAACACCTGTTCGCCACGATCACCACCACGCTGATCACAGGCACCACGCACCACCTACGCTTCTCAGCCTGGCGCCGACAGCATCAACACCGAGCCCGACAGGCCCACTACCAGCGGCAATCCACCCAAGAACCATGA
- a CDS encoding IclR family transcriptional regulator: MANDSLTSVHRALNVLTALGSGPLGVQAVAEELGTEKTQISRTLKVLASEGFVERDPRTLEYSLGWRIFALAAAGTDSRLRRNAAKALRGLTRELGEPAYLTVREGSAALTVLSEQSGRGIQAHEWIGRASPLNCTSSGRALLLGLEADEVTDILSGCPTPWPGIGKAPRTVAAVLKRLRQEQRTGYVVSAEEYEVGLTAVAAPILGFQGTPVAAVNVSMPSFRLTPDGLQRVIAAVTAAAAGLSSNRDT, encoded by the coding sequence ATGGCCAACGACAGCCTCACGAGCGTCCACCGCGCGCTGAACGTGCTCACGGCACTGGGTTCCGGCCCGCTCGGCGTGCAGGCCGTCGCCGAGGAGCTCGGCACGGAGAAGACGCAGATCTCCCGCACGCTGAAGGTCCTCGCCTCGGAAGGGTTCGTCGAGCGCGACCCGCGGACCCTCGAGTACAGCCTCGGCTGGCGCATCTTCGCGCTCGCCGCCGCCGGCACGGACAGCAGGCTGCGCCGCAATGCCGCGAAAGCCCTACGGGGCCTCACACGCGAGCTGGGAGAGCCGGCGTACCTCACCGTCCGCGAAGGCAGCGCGGCACTGACCGTGCTGAGCGAGCAGTCCGGCCGCGGCATCCAGGCTCACGAGTGGATCGGCCGGGCTTCACCGCTGAACTGCACGTCCAGTGGCCGCGCCCTCTTGCTGGGCCTGGAAGCCGATGAGGTCACCGACATCCTGTCCGGATGCCCGACGCCGTGGCCGGGAATCGGGAAGGCGCCGCGCACTGTCGCCGCCGTGCTGAAACGGCTGCGCCAGGAGCAACGGACCGGCTACGTCGTGTCCGCCGAGGAGTACGAGGTGGGGCTCACCGCCGTGGCTGCCCCGATCCTCGGCTTCCAGGGCACCCCGGTCGCGGCGGTGAACGTCTCGATGCCTTCGTTCCGGCTGACGCCGGACGGGCTGCAGCGGGTGATCGCCGCCGTCACGGCTGCTGCCGCGGGTCTGTCGAGCAACCGCGACACCTGA
- a CDS encoding MmcQ/YjbR family DNA-binding protein, producing MSAHSGEFQRMVDTLADVRRAEGGEYTSFSVRGKRFGYYWPRTQTVGLKQTLSEQQALVAERPHVFEEQFTAGGFGWVVVHLAEIEVDELSELVYEAWRLSAPEELAAQLPFPW from the coding sequence GTGAGTGCGCACAGCGGCGAGTTCCAGCGCATGGTCGACACGCTTGCCGATGTCCGGCGCGCGGAGGGCGGCGAGTACACCTCGTTCAGCGTGCGCGGCAAGCGGTTCGGCTACTACTGGCCGCGCACCCAGACCGTCGGCCTGAAGCAGACACTGTCCGAGCAGCAGGCGCTCGTCGCCGAGCGGCCGCACGTCTTCGAGGAGCAGTTCACCGCCGGCGGCTTCGGCTGGGTGGTGGTCCACCTGGCCGAGATCGAGGTCGACGAGCTGTCCGAGCTGGTGTACGAAGCCTGGCGGCTGTCCGCACCCGAAGAGCTCGCCGCCCAGCTGCCGTTCCCCTGGTAG